The following coding sequences lie in one Cotesia glomerata isolate CgM1 linkage group LG5, MPM_Cglom_v2.3, whole genome shotgun sequence genomic window:
- the LOC123265021 gene encoding uncharacterized protein LOC123265021: MEELGEKEYKTEGLGEGYETGTSIREEEPTDEEIDLQISKLKRRKAKGEDGIKNEAWIFGRGKIRTRLREVIREVRRGEYSVEDWREGLIAPIYKKGEKENIKNYSGVTLTYRAYKLYASILNERIMKSVEEKGGYEDNQAGFRKKRGCYGQRLHFEKDDRKDRKGKRGKSICSVPRPERSIRQFGQKDSVKSDGKDRNRKWIGIEMEIKKITIREYSGKYSVVWRRNLGMDGKEGAGKLAEAVW; the protein is encoded by the coding sequence ATGGAAGAACTAGGGGAAAAGGAGTACAAAACGGAGGGTCTAGGAGAGGGATATGAGACAGGAACAAGTATACGAGAAGAAGAACCAACGGATGAGGAAATTGACCTGCAGATATCAAAGCTAAAGAGAAGGAAGGCAAAAGGAGAAGACGGAATAAAAAACGAAGCCTGGATATTTGGGAGGGGAAAAATTAGGACTCGGTTGAGAGAGGTAATTAGAGAGGTGAGGAGAGGTGAATATTCCGTAGAAGATTGGAGGGAAGGGCTAATAGCGCCGATATATAAGAAAGGAGAAAAGGAAAATATCAAGAACTACAGTGGAGTAACTTTGACCTACAGGGCTTACAAACTATACGCGTCGATCCTAAACGAGAGGATAATGAAGTCAGTGGAGGAGAAAGGGGGGTATGAAGATAACCAAGCAGGATTTAGGAAAAAGAGAGGATGTTATGGACAACGTTTACATTTTGAGAAAGACGATAGAAAAGACCGTAAAGGAAAAAGGGGGAAGAGCATATGTTCTGTTCCTAGACCTGAAAGGAGCATTCGACAATTTGGACAGAAGGATTCTGTTAAAAGCGATGGAAAGGATAGGAATAGAAAATGGATAGGAATAGAAAtggaaattaagaaaattactaTTCGAGAGTATAGTGGCAAATATAGCGTTGTATGGCGCAGAAATTTGGGGATGGACGGAAAGGAAGGAGCTGGAAAGCTTGCAGAAGCAGTATGGTAG